Sequence from the Methanobrevibacter oralis genome:
AAAAAAAAGCGAATACCAATACAAAAACAAAACAAGAATCACACATTGGACCAAAGAATGCAAAAACTGCCCAGTACAAAAATATTACAGTAAAAACACAACAATACAGAATAATCACTGACTATGGAAAATATTTCAAAAATAAAAATGCAAAGAAAAATAGAAAACCACAAAAAGCCCCCCAATAAAATCTACAAAAATACGCTCAAAAAAACAGCAGGAACTACCATTTGCAAACATGAAACAAAACATAAACCTAACAAAATTCACAACAACAGGCTTAAAACAAGTAAATATAGATTTTAAACTATACACAATAGGACACAACTTAAAAAGAGAATATACAACGAAATAAACAATAGAAACAACTGAAAAATAAAATTATTGCAAAAAATTTTTAAAATAAAAAAAAATTCTATGAAAAATTAAAAAATTTCATGTCCCATCCTGCAAAGTTAAAAAAATAAGGAAGTGTTGGTGGTTCCTTATCTTTTTTTTTTTTATTTGATTGTTATTGTGTTTTTTATTTTTGATTTGGTGTATTGTGTGTAGATGTTGTATTTGCCTTTTTTTAGGTTTTTGATTTTTAGTGTGGCTATTCCTTTTTTGTTTGTTAGTTTT
This genomic interval carries:
- a CDS encoding transposase, with the translated sequence MRSKKQQELPFANMKQNINLTKFTTTGLKQVNIDFKLYTIGHNLKREYTTK